In a single window of the Ficedula albicollis isolate OC2 chromosome 13, FicAlb1.5, whole genome shotgun sequence genome:
- the PANK3 gene encoding pantothenate kinase 3: protein MDIGGTLVKLAYFEPIDITAEEEQEEVESLKSIRKYLTSNVAYGSTGIRDVHLELKDLTIFARRGNLHFIRFPTHDLPTFIQMGRNKNFSTLHTVLCATGGGAYKFEEDFRTIGNLQLHKLDELDCLVKGLLYIDSVSFNGQAECYYFENASDPERCQKMPFNLDDPYPLLVVNIGSGVSILSVHSKDNYKRVTGTSLGGGTFLGLCSLLTGCESFEEALEMASKGDSTHADKLVRDIYGGDYERFGLPGWAVASSFGNMIYKEKRESVSKEDLARAILVTITNNIGSIARMCAVNEKINRVVFVGNFLRVNTLSMKLLAYALDYWSKGQLKALFLEHEGYFGAVGALLGLPNFS from the exons ATGGACATTGGGGGAACGTTGGTCAAACTTGCCTATTTTGAACCTATTGACATCACTGcggaggaggagcaggaggaagtggAAAGCCTGAAGAGCATCCGCAAATATCTGACTTCCAACGTAGCCTACGGATCCACTGGCATTCGGGATGTCCACCTGGAGCTGAAAGACTTAACCATCTTTGCTCGGAGAGGAAACTTGCACTTTATTCGGTTCCCAACTCATGATTTGCCTACTTTTATCcaaatgggaagaaataaaaacttctcAACACTACACACGGTGCTCTGTGCCACTGGCGGTGGTGCCTACAAGTTCGAGGAAGACTTCCGCACA ATTGGAAACCTCCAGCTGCACAAACTGGATGAGCTTGACTGCCTTGTCAAAGGCTTATTGTACATAGACTCTGTCAGCTTCAATGGCCAGGCAGAGTgctattattttgaaaatgccTCAGATCCCGAGAGATGCCAAAAGATGCCTTTTAACCTGGATGATCCATACCCATTGCTGGTTGTTAACATTGGTTCAGGAGTCAGTATTTTATCAGTCCATTCCAAAGACAACTATAAAAGAGTAACTGGAACAAG TCTAGGTGGAGGGACCTTTCTTGGGTTATGCAGTTTGCTGACAGGCTGTGAAAGTTTTGAAGAAGCTCTGGAAATGGCATCCAAAGGAGACAGCACACATGCTGACAAGCTGGTTCGGGATATTTATGGAGGAGACTATGAAAGGTTTGGTTTACCAGGATGGGCTGTAGCATCCAG TTTTGGGAATATGATCTACAAAGAGAAGAGGGAGTCTGTCAGTAAAGAAGATCTTGCAAGAGCCATATTGGTCACCATCACCAATAACATTGGCTCTATTGCCCGGATGTGTGCAGTAAATGAG aaaataaacagagttGTGTTTGTTGGCAACTTTTTGCGTGTGAATACTTTGTCAATGAAGCTTCTTGCATATGCACTGGATTACTGGTCAAAAGGCCAGCTGAAGGCCTTGTTCCTAGAACATGAG ggATACTTTGGAGCTGTTGGTGCTCTGCTTGGGCTGCCAAATTTCAGTTGA